The Amphiura filiformis chromosome 15, Afil_fr2py, whole genome shotgun sequence region agcagcagatagctacttcatcaatactaatatcagcagaagatatctacttcatcaatactaatatcatcagcagtagacagctacttcatcaatactaatatcagcagtagatagctacttcatcagtactaatatcagcagtagatagctacttcatcagtactaatatcagcagtagatatatacttcatcaatactaatatcagcagtagatagctacttcatcaatactaatatcagcagtagatagctacttcatcaatactaatatcagcagaagatagctacttcatcaatactaatatcagcagtagataactacttcaccaATACAGTACAGCAAtaataatatcagcagcagatagctacttcatcaatactaatatcagcagtagatagctacttcatcaatactaatatcagcagtagatggctacttcatcaatactaatatcagcagtagatggctacttcatcaatacatttcatcaatactaatatcagcagttgatggctacttcatcaataccaatatcagcagtagatagatactccatcgatactaatatcagcagtatatatagcTATGTTTCTTTAATTccaatacttcatcaatgctaataaCAGTAGATAGCTCCACCTTTTCAATTTcactatagctacttcatcaataccaatatcagcagtagataactatgtcatcaatactaatatcagcagtatataaccaCAATACAATTAcaaataccagcagtagataactaattcatcaataccaatatcagcaatagataagctacttcatcaataccaatatcagcagtagatagctacttcatcaataccaatatcaacagtagatagctacttcatcaacaccaatatcagcagtaggtagctacgccatcaataccaatatcagcagtagatagctacatgtacttaaccaataccaatatcagcagtagatagctacttcatcgatataGCTATACTTCTTTAagtccaatatcagcagtagatagctacttcatcaatgctaatatcaacagtagactTTTTCAATACCActatagatagttacttcatcggTACtataaatatcagcagtagatatagcttcatcaatactaatatcagcagttgataaatTTAGCTCCATGAATACGAATATCAGTAGTAGGTAACTATAGGCCtatcatcaatactaaaatcagcagtagatagctacttcatcaatactaatatcagcagtagatagctacttcatcaatactaatatcagcagtaaatatataACTCTACTTCTTCAATACTGTGGTAGATAGCTTTTcatgtttataattataatacatatTCGATTGAAATGATTTCACCCATTAACGTACCTGTCCACAATGACGGGTGACTTTTGAGCCATTTCTTGCATCTGAGCTGACACGATGTAATTACCAACCGAGTAGAAAGCAGCTCGGACTAGGTCATTTTGCTTATCAAACGTTTGACGTAGATGTTGTATGCATGTTGGTGGTGACTGGATACGTTGAGCACCAAGGGACTCGCTGAGCTGTTTACTCTGTTTGGTGATGcctataacaaaataataaaaacaacacaaTTGTATTATATTAAATGAACAATATGAATAATATTATAAAGAAATTTCAATGACTATAtcaacataaccatgataacaccccTTCCCTGTAGACCTACATGTAGTAAAACGGTGTACACACAACTCTACCAACACACCCCTTAccaacacaccccaccccaccctccACCACCCCATGCACACCCCCACAGACCTACCTGCTTCGCTGATACCCTCCATAGCAATAACGGGATGTCGCTCGGCCATAGCACTGTTAGTTGACGATTCTGTACGGAGCACACTGTGTTTAGCAATATGAAATAATTCTTGAGTTTCAGGGAAGTGAGCACACTGTGATAAAGagaaaaatatttcatataatatgatataatataatattaatattaatataatataatataatataatataatataatataatatattataatatgatataatataataatataataatataatataatataatataatataatataatataatataatataatataataatataatataatataatataatataatataatataatataatataatataatataatataataatataatatgatatgatataatattatataatatattataatataatataatataatataatagatgaACAGTTGTAATGTACACCTTCATTTGGCCCGGTTTTAGGCCATATTTGTcgtcaaattaaaaaatttgcaATTAATTTTCGCGCTCATGTCCCTCTAAATTTATTTAGGGCATATTGGCGGGTGGTGACAGGTTTCCCCAGTTTACTGCCCATGTGAAGAAACCTCCAAGGAggttagaaaaaaaaaaccaatttaatgtttaatttccatcaattttgttattctttactcaaatgctgaaataataataatattagtaataactgtcaggaaaggtttctgtccattgtaAGCCGAAATAACGAGGtgaagtgaaaaaaaaacatgcttcTTAGTTCCTAATGATAGTCAAATAAcgaccaatagataaatgacCGACTGCCATttaagactgagttccgcagtataGTGAAGTTCTAATGAAGGACTTTAATGCATGCAAGACATATGAAAATTGCTCTGAGACCTGACAAATAACATAATTTGGCTTTTTCCAATTGGGTGTAGTAGGTTGGGACATGtttgaacattacaaatataaaatCAGGTATGAAAAttgaccaatttcatattatgagATCGTACGTTATTGCTTTAAGTTGCTTCGTTGATATGGAGAGAGGTTCTGTCTGACAGATTAAATCAACGAAAAGttaaaaaatttctttaaaatcagaattgtacatttgcacgatcatatttgaaatccacatgcaATTCTTTTTTACATTGGATACAAAgaacttgaaacaagtctatagtattttgagatagctcttgatagttTAGGAAAATATATAAAACTTTGACTAATGTACTAAAGTAGCTTTATGTTGAAACTTATGGCCAGCAAACCATAATTATGGCCAGCAAACCTACCTTTGATAAAATATCCATTGCATCCTCAAATCTATGGAACACACTGTTATTATCACGATGCAGATAAGCCGGATGGTAACTTAGTCTCTCCAACACCACTAGACTCTCTTCGACCACTTCAGGTTTCTCTCCAAGAAGCAGGACCAGTTTTTGTCGATGTTCTCCTGTTTcttcaatttcacacacaaaataagCCGCTTGTTTGTATTTCATCGCTAATCTGTACACGGTAGCTTCTTGATTTGTGGGGTGGCCAATTGGCACCATGATAGTAAAACCGCGTTCAAAATGGTTCGGTTTTCGCGGGAAATAagaaaaattcttcaatatctcaGAATCCGGAAATGCATCGCGTAAATCTTGGAGTAGACTCTGATTACAGAAGTGATTTTCGACTGAATCTTGTTGTATGTTTAGTGGATTGTAGCCTGTGATGGAGTATAAGCACACACCGTGTGAAAATCGACTGATGAAACTTGGGATGGACTTTGAAATTCGTCTATCCTGACATGAAGCCGGGTTGTCAACAACTAGCTGGTCACCTTGGTTACCGGATTCAAGAGCAATACAAGAGTCTTCTAACTTGGAAATAGATTTGGCTGCTTGAGCAAAGTAGGCGGAATCACAGAAGTATAGAACCCCTTTTGGTGTTTCAATGGCGGATATGCATTCCAACCAGTCCACATCATCGTCGTCTGCTTCGCCGGTAACATCAATTTCAACATCAAATTTCGAGTTATCTTTGTCCTTCATTTTATTCAATAACAGAGCTGTAACTGGAGAAAGCTGATGAAGATATTTGTCAAATACGAGAGGTTGATATGAGAGCTATTGATGAAATAATGTGAAGTGAGATTTGTTTTACTggaataaataggcctacacagctGATACCAATGCGTTGTTTTGAGGTCATTGATTTGCAAGAAGGACATTACACAGGGTTGCCAGCTTGTGATTTATAAAATCAAGGTTACGTGATACTCGGCGATTTCGTGTTGACTTGACATTGACATAATTACCAAAGtagtaatttggtatattttagaGCCCTAATATACTTAAAATTTTGAGCAGAAATAACAAGGTAGCCTAAATTGAAGAAAtcctggttattttggccgtttcgCGGTTTaacatgatgtaggcctaatacaggaggacaaaagtcataattcatgactttatgtcgaactttgctctgttgacctacaagcacaataaatttggctgattccatttaggtgcaagttggggcatgtgtaaacattacaaattatgcaaaaaaaaCAGGTtcgaaaaaaattaaccaatttctaattaatataagatcgtacattatggctttaataacatttaatattaCTAAAAGTGAATTTCATTTCATACAAAATAATTGAAAGGGAAACGATGATCATCGCATTTTAATTCTATCCCTCGAATCGCCGAACGAAGAACCATTTTCATTAGTGGCCAGCAAAAATATCTTTTAAGTGGACAGGGCTCCAAGGAAAAAATATTGATTATACATGTACAACGAATAAAAAAGGCAATAGGCTAAgcttaatttatttttgtttgttaatctttcgataaaaaaaaagaaatgtcaaTATCGAGAAAACCAGAAGGAAACATGGCAACAGAAACGTGAGACTGTTTtataatgttaattaattaattaattaatttctttatttatttagttatttagttatttatttatttatttatttagttatttatttatttatttagttagttatttagttagttagttagttagttagtcagtcagttataacttgttgaaaaagatgtttcagaagttgaaacttattttacggctttgtaaatgcatagtacatcatttcagaagagttttgtgatcactagaggggcctaaTAAAaatggcctcctcctttttctcagatatcaatctatatgtcgaatacccaaaatatggtgccaaatacaggtatttagagTCGTTTTCCCGCAActtaatagaaaataaaaagcccctcatcctcctaattttcaaaaacccggacgagaaacatatttttatttttacttggcctaaccaaCCTGCCCGAGAACCAATTCGGGTATAAATGTTGGTTTCCGCTTTCGGAGGCAAAAGCTAGGGTGGATAATAATAGTATTGctataataaaaatccctttaaaagggatgtaccggcaaaaggatgaattacaatgagtaacatcagattttaaaaatataaattaataaatatgaATTCTGATAACTTAATTGGATTTCTAAATATAACGCATTTGGATTCCACATATTTTTTATGGTCTTACGTTGTTGCATAAATTTGAAATACAATgaaataaattccaaacatttagtaccaaatgtgatcccttctacatccttaagaatttcggaagctaattcaTGAGCGATTTTGCCCAATAGTTTATGTTACACCCTGTTTTCTATTCTTCCCTCACACTACTTACGTCAAAACtgactataatcatgataatagtataattatgattgcacaaatgaagtttgtaaaagcaaacaacattcgcatcttttagtatagattaattcataacaatctggttttgaaaatttaaatacACGAAATAATAAACCCTAGCCTATATCTATATCAAGAATAGTTATTTGTGGAACGTATAAACAACacatatattataggcctacacatggatcataattcgttacatctgcaCTAAAGCTCCATTTTTCTCATTTATTTCATCATTATTATAGACCCAAATATATCAAAACCGAGTTATAGTGGTATATAGCGTCACCTTAATATAAACCAAGTTCCACCACTTAATCTGGTGAATTATTCAGTCTGGCAACAGGAGCAATCAATGATTCTGTGACATGAGTGCTAACAAAACGCTTTCACGTCCAGCCATGGAAAATTTCATCATGCCGTGTTGCATCATTTATAAATAACTTTTTGGTCTCTTAGTCCTATGTGGTTGCATGACCTTCCTACAGCACATTCACAACTCGAAACCATAgaataatatttatattaaaatgtctaacaaaaatatttattaattgtaGATTTATTGTAGTgtttaaatattgtataattagaCCAATGGGGTCAAATTATAATTTTATACAAATCTCCGGGACAAATCTAtaaatctataggcctatattgttacaTGTAGAGCTgaataaggctagcttcagactccgtattgtacgtacaatattgtatcatggaagaaagagatgtacaatacttttcgtgacgtcaaaaagtattacacgtgcaataaacagaggaggcttaaaggcattcctacaatgcactatgattgggaaatttgatcaatataacctaattttaaaggcaaagtccccattgccacacacacaaaatggtcattttaaaactgcagccaacgagctaatagttgagacttaggactgatatttgattttcttacaggaaatattcatattgtcccactgcattaattttattcctaagtctcgatgttatgaatgttaaataataggatgaaaataccagatatttgcacacaattgcaatgcaaggcatgatcaactgtaccatatgtgtacaaaagccagacatacaaggtcagaaaccccattgggttgtgggaatgtctttaaacatcctctgtgcaataaatatacgtgccacgacgagttgaatcagattaaataacgcgctataaccctgacggttcattgtttgctaaatccaagcgaggtcaccagaaaatctatgcaagagaaatttctactgctgctgataaaaaatcctagagtgcgtttagaggtttttctgcactttaccagtagccctaataaattcataaaacaataaaaatcaaataaagatttagggcaaatgtttttactcactgctcatctgatccactttcccaggaaactaaataccgatactccttagtttttccctgactttccagacataattatgagtaaacatcaaatttaatgtttacaaaacaatcaaatatatatacattcttttgcattttgtacataaatattgatatcaataatgtaggcctacaaaaattaaaaaagggggcctaagagtatgtctatttttaatcatatactaattccgccatgcccaaacatatcttattatgaaatcgtgtaatggaacccaaattccaatcaaaaataaaaacaaatttgttatcaaatacactaggcctatacattgtattataggaatttaatagatggttcattttaataaataaatagattaacacgggtaatggacaagaaatatttggcaataccggatttatcagagagccagtggataaagaaattaattaaaattaaaacaaattaaatgagaaaatgaaagcaaggacatttggcgaagtatttttttagaattcgaaggagtcctaaatgttatcctggccccaggacactgattaatgtaaattcaacccatagttattttatctacttttgccagcattcaacctgttcaatgtgatttatgcctatttttaataaaattccgaaatctgacgtatcaacgttgtatcgtgcacaaattatgattcgagactatttcatttgacacggttgtatggatttaaaaagatcggtcctataatagatatcgattagagaattacagcaagaggctttgaggatgccgtaatcctcttgaccatcaaccaatcagagagacatatttcagaaatatattcgtagggttgaaactctttcaaatctgaaatatatatttcaagtaatctcgtttcacactttggcttgcaataaagccacgaaggggcggtaatgttaatatacgatttcagtcaaatattggtgcaaatatacgatttcggtcaactatttggctatcctttgcccaaaattatgaaatgtgtatataatattagtaacaacaactcttaggagggctttcgagtaattttagcgaaataatgaggttaaataaaagaaaacccacttacaattttggacgctcaACTGTGGTGCTCTAGCGGACTTacaatatcacaattaacatgtttaattcaaaatcgttgtcctacaagcacatgttcagattgtgtgaacattacaaatacaaacaataaggttgaaaaataaatagccatttaaaaattattttaaaagatcgtctattttgtagctttatgacactgaataggccaaatatctgcctctgacgaaaaaaaatgttttccatgagtactgtatgtcatttcaaaaagaaagaaaaaaaggcggatattactttttaaaaactcaacgcattactattaatacgcctataattattaaatgaaaaagtatagaaggcgttgcatccggttctgatgaggggggaggggcacaagccgttttcggcagttttcctatgggattttctaatatttcagatcaatgggggggggggggggcttccgtgcccctaacgctacggttactgcattaacacatTTATGGATGttttgtgatgatcataagtaggcctatcataacatgcctcaacgatatcaatatgtaaaaaggtgttgcaaattcataacacagcgtgttataatgtaacgaatgctatgccaaaactttaaaaattaacaaaaatatcagtatcaataaaatcagaataatacttttaaactttttaaaacaaataatacttttaaactttctaaatcaatatatgactaaatatcagtataaatgaatctctaaatcaattaatcaatcagttatcaatcaatcaataaataaataaataaataaataaataaataaataaataaataaataaataggcctaaatagataaatctataaataaataagatctgaatgtgccatttatattattattacaattttaatattattaatattagtattaatacgacgtattattaactttaaaaaggtgcccattgattatataatgattcaagtacagttgaatcatggtaggtattatgatacctaccatggttgaatacaagaagacattaaaagatgttcatcattccgtgcactcactaaatttagaactcttagaaatttggcaactccgtatcaattaagcaaccactgcacaccgtcatcatccctatatcttcgtgttaaaaattgccgtggtagtacgataaatcctcacgtttttcaacaactacgcatggtgattttgagctattttgttcgagataggccgtgcgactcaggctatgcatacaatttgagattttgagagccggccacactgtttctattctatgttttacgattttcgcatgatcagtatatggctggccgtaaccgccacaacgtggagctgctacgcgtagcttacttttcgcttcgcggagctaaattgaccaatcatgttagatcttttcattacgcggagccagttgatgcatcatcgttccagagagagaaaactcttgccaaaattaatgtttactatgtggattttaaatgaatcgaatgtaaataaaccacaaacagttgtacaggatcaataccattgtttgattagtgtatagtcaatgttaccttgcatgcatgtgccatgtgtgtggcgtgtttgtttgtttgtctactgtgtcaggccaggatcactgacacccacggtactgatactgtcatactatcacggtgatcatattgttgaatgttgttgactttaaaataatcatgatgcagtcatgtctacagtagaattcaccacaacctttgaaggacttaaaccccattaaaagctattaaaccaagataacactcaatgaaaacagctcaactatgttacatcagatcttctctggttaaatacacactgcacttgtgtctgttttacctgtgcaatgaacaatgagctggtattatagtttcagttgggtgaatgattataaagcgaacgcaaggtaacaatactgtctgggcttttgtttacgaaatgagacaatagtctgcttattgttaaccagcgttcttgaaaatgaaagcataatggtttgcagacttaacacggtttagaaataatttgttcatattttttggtgttatctgtcgtttacatatccttcctaaaacacaaaagtaccaatatttccaaacacctaaattagctaaaaatttaggaaatgttacaaaactatattttctagaatttcagagaatactttaaatattgactggttattttttacacagtgacgtcatataggcaatggcataatacttctaacatacactaggtcacgcgtcaatggtgagcgcactgagtattgtgtataggaaaacgggcagtaccgtaactacagtatgtatggcctactactagtatataaagtaaatccgaactggtttgctgaaggtcgaattccgcaggccacgccgcgcaagatgtacaaatcagctcccggcgatacactgcagatcgcagaattgtgtgcatggtttaccaccactctgcctagctatatagttgtgtacaatactgtatgagtttcttgtgagtgcatgtccatcttaataataagtcggttcgtacttttcataaattactttttgaatcataactatcgtgaccgaggatatcttgcaactacgtgaagctcgtctggcaaattcttaatgactaaattcgcttcacgtaatgagtaagtcgtacttgattggtcagttttacctccgagtaatgaaaaactctaacatgattggtcaatttggctccacggaacaaaaagtcagctacgcgta contains the following coding sequences:
- the LOC140171742 gene encoding UMP-CMP kinase 2, mitochondrial-like → MKDKDNSKFDVEIDVTGEADDDDVDWLECISAIETPKGVLYFCDSAYFAQAAKSISKLEDSCIALESGNQGDQLVVDNPASCQDRRISKSIPSFISRFSHGVCLYSITGYNPLNIQQDSVENHFCNQSLLQDLRDAFPDSEILKNFSYFPRKPNHFERGFTIMVPIGHPTNQEATVYRLAMKYKQAAYFVCEIEETGEHRQKLVLLLGEKPEVVEESLVVLERLSYHPAYLHRDNNSVFHRFEDAMDILSKCAHFPETQELFHIAKHSVLRTESSTNSAMAERHPVIAMEGISEAGITKQSKQLSESLGAQRIQSPPTCIQHLRQTFDKQNDLVRAAFYSVGNYIVSAQMQEMAQKSPVIVDRYWNSTVAFTIVSEVGTGASNLPPKNHFVYEWPSDLPKPDTVVFIGSKREMRKKSKVKGQCEKGQQAKQMILETFRRMKMSDWIEVDRCKDKCWSSDAITAVTIDKLSALNLISLDQSSGDSLCPAAATLHPSKVHDVIHVEVDAVNGVGKDDIPFL